From Humibacter ginsenosidimutans, a single genomic window includes:
- a CDS encoding DUF6541 family protein, translating to MGVGTMTWWAIVPPVLLGAVIVLLPGLVIAFASSARGVTMWGLAPGLSLTVYTVVGVLYGVPHLPFTLGTVAIGAVVLVAVVSVIARLVVKRLGRNGHEAGSSLRDPRLIGWVSLAAVVIAFVAIAVRFAVVFGHPDAVSQTFDVNFHLNGVRYIVDTADASPLTFSDLQYATNGLGSFYPNLWHMVAALIAEASGASIPVVANAFAIVIGGLIWPLSCLLLMRQLLGRSVAAMVTTGILSAGFTAFPLLFVGFGVLYPNLLGMAVVPACLGVIALACGRATDPTLPRTVAWLLLLALIPGLALAHPNALVTMLGIAAPLLGTGWLYWIRGAKGRVRVLAWVLAAAVVLGYAAVFVVIRPPAAAATWHPTLGPWRALFNAAVNAQFGPPAIVISVLAIVGAVAALVKRRHRWLIVATVLVDVLYVATAYLPLGDFRYWVTGIWYSDIYRIVAMTPLVLLPLSVIGTLWLGELLGAVVARSRGSRTPPPLGRAVLGSSLVLAVVFGVCMQAGPAMTHSTQWANSGYQLNSASILLTADERALIDRVAGETPEDAVVVGDPWTGTALVWALADRRALVPHIYVSHTADTALILKSLRHATPGSAVCKAVKAEHVTYALDFGDIGVFGKTTQYPGVHHLNRSPALTLVDHQGDAALYRITGCD from the coding sequence GTGGGGGTCGGCACGATGACGTGGTGGGCCATCGTGCCGCCTGTTCTGCTCGGCGCCGTCATCGTTCTGCTGCCCGGACTCGTCATCGCCTTCGCGTCATCTGCGCGCGGCGTGACCATGTGGGGGCTGGCTCCCGGTCTCTCGCTGACCGTCTACACCGTGGTCGGCGTGCTCTACGGCGTTCCGCATCTGCCGTTCACGCTCGGCACGGTGGCGATCGGAGCCGTCGTTCTCGTCGCCGTGGTCTCCGTCATCGCCCGGCTGGTCGTGAAGCGGCTCGGCCGGAACGGGCACGAGGCAGGCAGCAGCCTTCGTGATCCTCGGCTGATCGGCTGGGTGTCGCTGGCTGCCGTGGTCATCGCGTTCGTCGCCATCGCGGTGCGCTTCGCCGTCGTGTTCGGGCATCCCGACGCCGTGTCGCAGACGTTCGACGTCAACTTCCACCTCAACGGCGTGCGCTACATCGTGGACACGGCAGACGCGAGTCCGCTCACCTTCTCCGACCTGCAATATGCGACGAACGGTCTCGGTTCGTTCTACCCCAACCTTTGGCACATGGTCGCCGCCCTCATCGCCGAAGCCAGCGGGGCGAGCATCCCCGTCGTGGCGAACGCCTTCGCGATCGTGATCGGGGGTCTCATCTGGCCGTTGTCATGCCTGCTGCTGATGCGACAGCTGCTCGGACGGTCCGTCGCGGCAATGGTGACCACGGGCATCCTCTCGGCGGGCTTCACGGCGTTCCCGCTCCTGTTCGTGGGGTTCGGAGTGCTGTACCCCAACCTGCTCGGCATGGCGGTCGTTCCTGCGTGCCTCGGTGTGATCGCCCTCGCTTGCGGGCGCGCCACCGACCCGACGCTTCCACGCACCGTCGCGTGGCTCCTGCTGCTTGCGCTCATTCCGGGTCTCGCGCTGGCGCATCCGAATGCGCTCGTGACGATGCTGGGCATCGCGGCACCGCTCCTCGGCACCGGGTGGCTGTACTGGATACGAGGCGCCAAGGGGCGTGTCCGGGTGCTGGCCTGGGTTCTCGCTGCGGCAGTGGTGCTCGGGTACGCGGCAGTGTTCGTCGTGATCCGTCCGCCGGCGGCCGCGGCCACCTGGCATCCGACTCTGGGGCCATGGCGCGCACTGTTCAACGCGGCGGTGAACGCGCAGTTCGGGCCACCCGCGATCGTGATCAGCGTTCTCGCGATCGTCGGCGCGGTGGCCGCACTCGTGAAGCGCAGGCATCGCTGGCTGATCGTGGCCACCGTGCTCGTCGACGTGCTCTACGTGGCGACCGCGTACCTTCCGCTTGGCGACTTTCGGTACTGGGTGACTGGCATCTGGTACAGCGACATCTATCGCATCGTCGCGATGACCCCCCTCGTGCTGCTGCCGCTGAGCGTCATCGGAACGCTGTGGCTGGGCGAGCTTCTCGGCGCGGTCGTGGCGCGCTCGCGCGGCAGCCGCACACCGCCTCCTCTCGGCAGAGCGGTACTCGGCAGCTCTCTCGTTCTCGCGGTCGTCTTCGGTGTGTGCATGCAGGCGGGACCCGCGATGACCCACTCCACGCAGTGGGCGAACTCGGGCTATCAGTTGAATTCCGCATCGATTCTGCTCACGGCCGACGAGCGCGCCCTCATCGATCGTGTGGCGGGGGAGACTCCCGAGGATGCCGTCGTCGTGGGCGATCCGTGGACCGGTACGGCACTCGTGTGGGCACTGGCCGACCGCCGTGCCCTCGTTCCGCACATCTATGTGTCGCACACCGCCGACACGGCGCTGATCCTGAAGAGCCTGCGTCACGCGACACCCGGCTCTGCCGTGTGCAAAGCGGTGAAGGCGGAACATGTCACCTACGCGCTCGATTTCGGCGACATCGGGGTGTTCGGGAAGACCACGCAGTACCCGGGCGTGCACCACCTGAATCGGAGTCCCGCGCTCACCCTCGTGGACCATCAAGGAGATGCGGCGCTCTACCGCATCACCGGTTGCGACTGA
- a CDS encoding glycosyltransferase: MARRADTAETPDAVDGIAADEATVLQRVIFPESGDPQALPLFLDPEVWSWSGREETSEERLARMRGVVAVQQPKRAARLTDRNGLGWLRGRRGLRIPSYKSTSLGTYFNAFPASYWKSWTSLESVELRVQTTGTGRIVVYRSNARAVVQRVDGVAVEGQTVSTFTIPLTSFLDGGWLWFDLIAGDGALELVQADWIAPDGTPKRADDNATVSITTLNRGDYCTRLLATIGNDKEALAVLDRVQVIDQGSERIADNPGYQTAVDALDGKLKLIEQANIGGSGGFSRGMLETVEAGTSGYIILLDDDVEIEPESIRRAVTFANYCHTPTIVGGHMFDMYDKAQLHAFAEGIKWSSFMWGPFTPERHDFGTANLRQTQWMHRRYDVDYNGWWMCLIPVQVIKEIGASLPVFIKWDDAEYSLRAREHGYNTVSLPGAAVWHVSWVDKDDTHDWQAFFHERNRLIAALLHSPEKRGGRLWRSMLASDVKNLLTMDYYTIAMRMAAIRNVFEGPDQLHTDMVDRLPRVRAMGAGFTEATLVKASAEIPHFPARENKELTDRVIDPGPHGVGFAFWLLGQVSRHSRKVTSDVSVPKGHLAYQDARWFEVPNWDSVLVSNAEGSGATWHIRDPKKFRSLLMESIRLNRRYRREWDRLRAQYRAALPEITSLRRWKQTIESTQR; this comes from the coding sequence ATGGCACGTCGCGCCGACACCGCTGAGACCCCGGATGCCGTCGACGGCATCGCCGCCGACGAGGCGACGGTGCTGCAACGAGTCATCTTTCCCGAGAGCGGTGACCCGCAGGCTCTGCCGCTCTTCCTCGACCCCGAGGTGTGGTCGTGGTCGGGGCGGGAGGAGACCAGCGAGGAGCGCCTCGCCCGCATGCGCGGAGTCGTGGCCGTGCAGCAGCCCAAGCGCGCGGCACGCCTGACGGACCGCAACGGGCTCGGCTGGCTGCGTGGGCGACGCGGGCTGCGCATCCCGTCGTACAAGTCGACATCCCTCGGCACCTACTTCAACGCGTTCCCGGCCAGCTACTGGAAGTCGTGGACGTCGCTGGAGTCTGTGGAGCTGCGTGTGCAGACGACGGGCACCGGACGCATCGTGGTCTATCGCTCCAACGCTCGAGCCGTCGTGCAACGCGTCGACGGTGTCGCTGTCGAGGGACAGACCGTCTCGACCTTCACGATTCCGCTCACCAGCTTCTTGGACGGCGGATGGCTCTGGTTCGATCTCATCGCCGGCGACGGCGCCCTCGAGTTGGTGCAGGCCGACTGGATCGCGCCGGACGGCACCCCGAAGCGAGCCGATGACAATGCCACGGTCTCGATCACCACCCTCAACCGCGGTGACTACTGCACCAGGCTGCTCGCGACCATCGGCAATGACAAAGAAGCGCTTGCGGTGCTCGACCGGGTGCAGGTCATCGACCAGGGCAGCGAGCGCATCGCCGACAACCCCGGCTACCAGACGGCGGTCGACGCCCTCGACGGCAAGCTGAAGCTCATCGAGCAGGCCAACATCGGCGGCTCCGGCGGTTTCTCCCGTGGGATGCTCGAAACCGTCGAGGCGGGCACGTCGGGCTACATCATCCTGCTCGACGACGACGTCGAGATCGAGCCGGAGAGCATTCGTCGCGCCGTCACGTTCGCGAACTACTGCCACACGCCGACGATCGTCGGCGGGCACATGTTCGACATGTACGACAAGGCGCAGTTGCATGCCTTCGCCGAGGGCATCAAGTGGTCGTCGTTCATGTGGGGGCCGTTCACGCCCGAGCGGCACGACTTCGGCACCGCGAACCTGCGCCAGACGCAATGGATGCACCGGCGCTACGACGTGGACTACAACGGCTGGTGGATGTGCCTCATCCCCGTGCAGGTCATCAAGGAGATCGGCGCCTCCCTCCCGGTCTTCATCAAGTGGGATGACGCGGAATACTCCCTGCGCGCCCGCGAGCACGGCTACAACACGGTCAGCCTTCCGGGCGCTGCCGTGTGGCACGTGTCGTGGGTCGACAAAGACGACACCCACGACTGGCAGGCGTTCTTCCACGAGCGCAACCGGCTGATCGCCGCGCTGCTGCACTCCCCGGAGAAGCGGGGCGGCCGTCTGTGGCGCTCGATGCTGGCCAGCGACGTGAAGAACCTGCTGACGATGGACTATTACACGATCGCGATGCGCATGGCGGCCATCCGCAACGTGTTCGAGGGGCCCGATCAGCTGCACACGGACATGGTCGACAGACTGCCCAGGGTGCGCGCGATGGGTGCCGGATTCACCGAGGCCACGCTCGTGAAGGCATCCGCCGAGATTCCGCACTTCCCCGCCAGGGAGAACAAGGAGCTGACCGACCGGGTCATCGACCCCGGCCCGCACGGCGTCGGGTTCGCCTTCTGGCTGCTCGGTCAGGTCTCCAGGCACAGCCGCAAGGTCACCAGCGATGTGAGCGTGCCCAAGGGACACTTGGCGTATCAGGATGCCCGTTGGTTCGAGGTACCGAACTGGGACAGCGTGCTCGTGTCGAACGCGGAGGGCTCCGGCGCCACCTGGCACATTCGCGACCCGAAGAAGTTCCGCTCACTGCTGATGGAATCCATCCGTCTCAACCGCCGCTACCGCCGCGAGTGGGACAGGCTGCGCGCGCAGTACCGCGCAGCCCTGCCGGAGATCACGTCGTTGCGCAGGTGGAAGCAGACCATCGAGTCGACTCAGCGCTGA
- the glf gene encoding UDP-galactopyranose mutase has protein sequence MNPDLIVVGSGFFGLTIAERVADELGLKVLIIDRRPHIGGNAYSVAEPETGIEVHQYGAHLFHTSNAPVWEYVNRFTTFTPYVHRVYTNYQGEVFPLPINLGTINQFFRSAYAPGEARALIADQASEFDVHEAANLEQKGIALIGRPLFEAFIRDYTAKQWQTPADELPAEVISRLPVRYTYDNRYFNDTFEGLPADGYTAWLERMADHPNIEVRLSTDFFDESQPINKKAVVGRIPVVYTGPVDRYFDYTGGTLSWRTLDFEQEVLPIGDFQGTPVMNYADASVPYTRIHEFRHFHPERDYPSDKTVIMREFSRFANRDDEPYYPVNTSSDRESLLHYRELQAGEPNVFFGGRLGTYQYLDMHMAIGSALSMYSNKLKPLLSPEV, from the coding sequence GTGAACCCAGACCTCATCGTCGTCGGCTCAGGCTTCTTCGGACTCACCATCGCCGAACGGGTCGCCGATGAACTCGGGCTCAAGGTGCTCATCATCGATCGCCGGCCGCACATCGGCGGCAACGCGTACAGCGTGGCGGAGCCGGAGACCGGCATCGAGGTGCACCAGTACGGCGCCCACCTCTTCCACACCTCCAACGCGCCGGTGTGGGAGTACGTCAACCGGTTCACGACGTTCACGCCGTATGTGCACCGCGTCTACACGAACTATCAGGGCGAGGTCTTTCCTCTCCCGATCAACCTGGGCACGATCAACCAGTTCTTCCGGTCCGCGTACGCCCCCGGCGAGGCCCGTGCGCTCATCGCGGATCAGGCATCCGAGTTCGACGTGCACGAGGCTGCGAACCTCGAGCAGAAGGGCATCGCGCTGATCGGCCGCCCACTGTTCGAGGCCTTCATCCGCGACTACACGGCCAAGCAGTGGCAGACGCCGGCCGACGAGCTGCCCGCCGAGGTGATCAGCCGCCTGCCGGTGCGCTACACCTACGACAACCGCTACTTCAACGACACCTTCGAGGGTCTGCCTGCCGACGGCTACACGGCATGGCTCGAGCGCATGGCCGACCACCCGAACATCGAGGTGCGGCTGAGCACCGATTTCTTCGACGAGTCGCAGCCGATCAACAAGAAGGCGGTCGTCGGCCGCATCCCGGTCGTCTACACCGGACCGGTCGACCGCTACTTCGACTACACGGGCGGCACCCTGTCGTGGCGCACGCTCGACTTCGAGCAGGAAGTGCTGCCGATCGGCGACTTCCAGGGCACCCCCGTGATGAACTATGCGGATGCCTCGGTGCCGTACACGCGCATCCACGAGTTCCGGCACTTCCACCCCGAGCGCGACTACCCGAGCGACAAGACCGTGATCATGCGGGAGTTCTCCCGGTTCGCGAACCGCGACGACGAGCCCTATTACCCGGTCAACACGTCGTCGGACCGCGAAAGCCTGCTGCACTACCGTGAATTGCAGGCCGGAGAGCCGAACGTGTTCTTCGGCGGCCGCCTCGGCACCTACCAGTACCTCGACATGCACATGGCCATCGGGTCGGCGCTGTCGATGTACTCCAACAAGCTCAAGCCCCTGCTCTCCCCGGAGGTCTGA
- a CDS encoding dTDP-4-dehydrorhamnose 3,5-epimerase family protein yields MQIRELSVPDAYEITPVQHRDDRGVFLEWYRFDRLEEAVGHSLNLRQGNTSVSRRGSVRGIHFADVPPSQAKYVTCTRGAVLDFAIDIRVGSPTFGSWDTVLLDDVDRRAIYVAEGLGHCFVALSDDATVSYLVTDVYNPGREHGINPLDPDLALRFPLSAEELLLSPKDTDAPNLAAAREQGLLPDYETARAFYASLNGAN; encoded by the coding sequence GTGCAGATTCGCGAATTGTCGGTGCCCGATGCGTACGAGATCACCCCGGTGCAGCACCGCGACGATCGCGGCGTGTTCCTCGAGTGGTACCGGTTCGACCGGCTCGAAGAGGCGGTGGGACACTCGTTGAATCTGCGCCAGGGCAACACGTCGGTGTCGCGGCGCGGGTCGGTGCGCGGCATCCATTTCGCGGATGTTCCGCCGAGCCAGGCGAAGTACGTCACGTGCACGCGCGGCGCCGTGCTCGACTTCGCGATCGACATCCGCGTGGGCTCGCCCACCTTCGGCAGCTGGGACACCGTGCTGCTCGACGATGTCGACCGCAGGGCGATCTATGTGGCGGAGGGCCTGGGACACTGCTTCGTCGCGCTCAGCGATGACGCAACGGTGAGCTATCTCGTGACCGACGTCTACAACCCTGGTCGTGAGCACGGAATCAATCCACTCGATCCCGACCTTGCGCTCCGATTCCCGCTCTCTGCTGAGGAGCTGTTGCTCTCGCCGAAAGACACGGATGCGCCGAACCTGGCGGCAGCCCGAGAACAGGGTCTGCTGCCCGACTACGAGACCGCGCGGGCGTTCTACGCCTCGCTGAACGGAGCGAACTGA
- a CDS encoding glycosyltransferase family 2 protein, giving the protein MKLFVQIPCLNEEETLPLVLSTIPKQIDGIDDIEILVVDDGSSDRTIEIAKEHGVTHFVRHTRNQGLARSFQDGVDYALLHGADIVVNTDGDNQYPQDRIGDLVQPILRGEADIVIADRQTATIEHFSPFKKLMQRFGSWTVNKAAGTKIPDAASGFRAYSKYSLIRLNIVTKFSYCMETIIQAGNKRLAVSSIPVTTNAKTRESRLFKNIWQHMFQSGLAIARAFVMYRPYLVFAWLGAILTVAGAIPFIRYIVVISTHEPGQHIQSLLIGTVSISAALLSFAIGVVADLTRINRVLHEDALEFQKQERYDVSL; this is encoded by the coding sequence ATGAAGCTGTTCGTTCAGATCCCCTGCCTGAACGAAGAAGAGACGCTGCCCTTGGTGCTGTCGACCATCCCGAAACAGATCGACGGCATCGACGACATCGAGATCCTCGTGGTCGACGACGGCTCTAGCGACCGCACGATCGAGATCGCGAAGGAGCATGGAGTCACACACTTCGTGCGCCACACGCGCAATCAAGGGCTCGCCCGCTCGTTCCAAGACGGTGTCGACTATGCGTTGCTGCACGGCGCAGACATCGTGGTCAACACCGACGGTGACAACCAGTACCCGCAGGATCGCATCGGCGACCTCGTTCAGCCGATCCTGCGCGGTGAGGCCGACATCGTCATCGCCGACCGGCAAACAGCGACGATCGAGCACTTCTCACCGTTCAAGAAGCTCATGCAACGCTTCGGCAGTTGGACCGTCAACAAAGCGGCCGGAACGAAGATCCCGGATGCCGCCAGCGGCTTTCGCGCCTACAGCAAGTACTCTCTCATCCGACTGAACATCGTGACGAAGTTCAGCTATTGCATGGAGACCATTATCCAGGCGGGTAACAAGCGGCTCGCTGTGTCGAGCATTCCCGTCACGACCAATGCCAAGACCCGGGAGTCTCGGCTCTTCAAGAACATCTGGCAGCACATGTTCCAGTCCGGCCTCGCGATCGCGCGCGCGTTCGTGATGTATCGGCCGTACCTGGTCTTCGCGTGGCTTGGCGCGATTCTGACCGTTGCGGGCGCGATTCCATTCATCCGCTATATCGTCGTCATCTCGACCCACGAGCCGGGACAGCACATCCAGTCTCTGCTCATCGGCACGGTTTCGATCAGCGCCGCGCTCCTGTCATTCGCCATTGGCGTCGTGGCGGACCTTACGCGGATCAATCGCGTTCTCCATGAAGACGCCCTTGAATTCCAAAAGCAGGAACGTTACGACGTTTCGCTCTGA
- a CDS encoding DUF2142 domain-containing protein, whose translation MSTFTTAVDRASTAVQRALASWWCFGIIVGVFALSATLLAVAGADHFLYDEDYHFGIVQVYTHQWLPFIDQGNKYKGLGDISRTGSYLYHYIVSFPVRLVQALGGDARAQLVVARLCSVAFLSASFIWFRSLIIELGASKAIANVSLAVFAAVPITSAVAATVNYDSLTILFTALFLWQAVRIWKAAELRFPDLLAIAAVGCFGSLTKYTFLPVFVGTAVLLLIVLIIRTRRRTVRFSWGYGTPRFWIWGAAALIGVALFVERYVVNLLLFRSPQPDCAKLHPVSFCLSYGPWGRNYALEHQFSGASPSPGRVLYYLFQDWIPGNLWSLRYVGTSTHATLGSAATAALIDLAAAITIFLLAIGIGWLLRRRGMLVPFVAVAVYVAALFAVNLSDFDKMNVPVGVQGRYLLPFLPLAICCAGMVLARALDALYARPATLKVIVVIALVIAMTQGAGALTYFASADDAWYAAGGPLVDFTRFLHAVANKLLIGG comes from the coding sequence GTGTCCACCTTCACCACTGCCGTCGACCGCGCGTCGACCGCCGTGCAGCGTGCATTGGCCAGCTGGTGGTGCTTCGGCATCATCGTGGGCGTCTTCGCGCTCAGCGCCACCCTGCTCGCCGTCGCCGGAGCAGATCACTTCCTCTACGACGAGGACTATCACTTCGGCATCGTGCAGGTGTACACGCACCAGTGGCTGCCGTTCATCGATCAAGGCAACAAGTACAAGGGCCTCGGTGACATCAGTCGCACCGGTTCGTATCTGTACCACTACATCGTCAGCTTCCCCGTGCGGCTCGTACAGGCGCTGGGCGGAGACGCGCGAGCCCAGTTGGTGGTCGCGCGGTTGTGCTCGGTCGCCTTCCTGAGCGCGTCGTTCATCTGGTTCCGGTCGCTCATCATCGAACTCGGGGCGTCGAAGGCGATCGCGAACGTGAGCCTCGCGGTTTTCGCCGCAGTGCCGATCACGTCGGCCGTCGCAGCCACGGTCAACTACGACTCGCTCACCATTCTCTTCACCGCGCTCTTCTTGTGGCAGGCAGTCAGAATCTGGAAGGCCGCCGAACTACGATTCCCGGATCTGCTCGCCATCGCTGCAGTCGGATGCTTCGGTTCCCTCACCAAATACACCTTTCTACCGGTCTTCGTGGGCACGGCGGTTCTCCTCCTTATTGTTCTCATCATTCGTACGCGCCGACGCACTGTCCGCTTCAGCTGGGGCTATGGGACTCCGCGGTTCTGGATCTGGGGTGCCGCCGCCTTGATCGGCGTCGCGTTGTTCGTCGAGCGCTATGTCGTGAATCTTCTGCTCTTCCGCTCACCGCAACCGGACTGCGCCAAGCTGCACCCAGTGTCGTTCTGCCTGTCCTATGGCCCCTGGGGACGCAATTACGCACTGGAGCATCAGTTCTCGGGTGCCAGCCCGTCGCCCGGACGAGTTCTCTATTACCTGTTTCAAGACTGGATCCCTGGAAACCTCTGGTCCCTGCGCTATGTCGGCACCAGCACGCACGCAACTCTCGGAAGCGCGGCCACGGCCGCACTCATCGACCTGGCTGCGGCAATCACGATCTTCCTGCTGGCCATCGGTATCGGCTGGTTGCTCCGCCGCCGAGGAATGCTTGTGCCCTTCGTGGCCGTCGCCGTGTACGTCGCTGCACTGTTCGCCGTCAACCTTTCCGACTTCGACAAGATGAACGTGCCGGTTGGCGTTCAAGGGCGCTATTTGCTTCCCTTCCTCCCGCTCGCCATCTGCTGCGCGGGGATGGTTCTGGCTCGAGCACTGGACGCCTTGTATGCTCGACCGGCGACGTTGAAAGTGATCGTGGTCATCGCCCTCGTCATTGCGATGACCCAGGGTGCCGGCGCCCTCACGTACTTCGCCTCCGCTGACGACGCGTGGTACGCGGCCGGTGGACCGCTCGTCGACTTCACGCGATTCCTGCACGCTGTAGCGAACAAGCTGCTCATCGGAGGCTGA
- the rfbA gene encoding glucose-1-phosphate thymidylyltransferase RfbA produces MRGIILAGGSGTRLWPITKGISKQLMPIYDKPMIYYPLSTLMMAGIREILIITTPEYNEQFRALLGDGSALGIRLEYAVQPSPDGLAQAFIIGEEFIGDESVALVLGDNIFHGTGLGTALRHVTDGEGATIFAYHVSNPRAYGVVEFDDDLKAVSIEEKPTQPKSNYAVPGLYFYDNDVVGIAKTIEPSARGELEISTVNERYLSAGTLNVQVLDRGTAWLDTGTFESMMQASEYVRVIEDRQGTKIGCIEEIAWRAGWIDTDQLRQLAAPLVKSGYGAYLERLVDAD; encoded by the coding sequence ATGCGCGGCATCATCCTCGCCGGCGGATCCGGCACGCGGCTGTGGCCGATCACCAAGGGCATCTCGAAGCAGCTGATGCCCATCTATGACAAGCCGATGATCTACTACCCGTTGTCGACGCTGATGATGGCCGGCATCCGCGAGATCCTCATCATCACGACGCCGGAGTACAACGAGCAGTTCCGCGCGCTGCTGGGCGACGGGTCCGCGCTCGGCATCCGCCTGGAGTACGCGGTGCAGCCGTCGCCGGACGGTCTCGCGCAGGCGTTCATCATCGGTGAGGAGTTCATCGGCGATGAGTCCGTGGCGCTGGTGCTCGGCGACAACATCTTTCACGGAACCGGCCTCGGCACCGCGCTGCGACACGTCACCGACGGTGAGGGGGCGACGATCTTCGCCTATCACGTGAGCAACCCGCGGGCCTACGGTGTCGTCGAGTTCGACGATGACCTGAAGGCGGTGTCCATCGAGGAGAAGCCGACGCAGCCCAAGAGCAACTATGCGGTGCCGGGTCTCTATTTCTACGACAACGACGTCGTCGGGATCGCGAAGACGATCGAACCGAGTGCCCGCGGTGAACTCGAGATCTCCACGGTGAACGAGCGATACCTGTCGGCGGGCACGCTCAACGTGCAGGTGCTGGACCGGGGGACGGCGTGGCTCGACACGGGCACCTTCGAGTCGATGATGCAGGCGTCGGAGTACGTGCGGGTCATCGAGGATCGCCAGGGCACGAAGATCGGCTGCATCGAGGAGATCGCCTGGCGTGCCGGGTGGATCGACACCGACCAGCTTCGCCAGCTCGCCGCGCCTCTCGTCAAGAGCGGCTACGGCGCTTATCTGGAGCGACTCGTCGACGCAGACTGA
- a CDS encoding glycosyltransferase gives MTSTYPAHAGDGTPAFVRDLAREESKTFDVMVLAPRVAGAPSHELDGAIETVRYGYFPRRWERLADGAIIENLRARRSNWLQVVPFLVSQWSAMRRARRRFSPDVVHVHWIIPQGVVADLALRGVPRLITTLGGDLYALNGAVLRRLKAAVVTRASEITVMNDEMRRMVIELGARPERVQVMPMGVDTSMIVRKTGESQPADSNPSLQQQVKLLFVGRLVEKKGLAVLIEALEGLSEKTSENVRLKVVGDGPLRGELARAAENLRVPVDFVGQLGRAQLASAYQGADIVVTPSVPASSGDKDGLPVAMLEAMTMGLPVIASDVPGINEVVVDDVSGVLVPPGDVQRLSFAIERLVNDDARRERLGTGAARASEGFFSDCGRRTLCSVAARDPR, from the coding sequence GTGACATCGACCTACCCCGCACACGCTGGGGACGGAACCCCCGCGTTCGTACGAGACCTCGCACGTGAAGAATCGAAGACCTTCGATGTGATGGTGCTGGCTCCTCGCGTGGCAGGTGCACCCTCGCACGAACTAGACGGAGCCATCGAGACCGTGAGGTATGGCTACTTTCCTCGGCGCTGGGAGCGTCTCGCCGACGGCGCGATCATCGAGAACCTCCGCGCTCGTCGCTCGAACTGGCTGCAGGTGGTCCCCTTCCTGGTGAGCCAATGGTCGGCCATGCGAAGGGCGCGACGCCGGTTCTCCCCGGATGTAGTTCACGTGCACTGGATAATTCCTCAAGGCGTGGTCGCCGATCTGGCGCTGCGGGGCGTGCCGCGTCTCATCACCACGCTTGGAGGAGACCTCTATGCGCTCAACGGTGCTGTGCTTCGACGACTCAAAGCCGCAGTCGTGACCCGTGCCTCTGAGATCACGGTTATGAACGACGAGATGCGCCGCATGGTCATCGAACTGGGTGCTCGACCTGAGCGAGTGCAGGTCATGCCCATGGGCGTCGATACATCGATGATCGTAAGGAAGACTGGCGAATCTCAGCCCGCCGACTCCAATCCTTCGCTGCAACAGCAGGTCAAATTGCTGTTCGTGGGCCGGCTCGTGGAAAAGAAGGGCCTGGCCGTGCTGATCGAAGCTCTCGAGGGTCTCAGTGAAAAGACGTCTGAGAACGTTCGCTTGAAGGTCGTTGGGGATGGGCCCCTTCGCGGTGAGCTCGCACGCGCTGCAGAGAACCTTCGCGTTCCCGTTGACTTTGTCGGTCAGCTGGGCAGAGCACAATTGGCGTCGGCATATCAGGGGGCGGATATTGTGGTGACGCCAAGCGTTCCAGCGAGTTCGGGTGACAAGGACGGTCTCCCCGTCGCCATGCTCGAAGCAATGACAATGGGGCTGCCGGTGATCGCTTCCGATGTTCCGGGTATCAACGAAGTGGTCGTGGATGACGTGTCTGGTGTGCTGGTGCCCCCTGGCGACGTCCAGAGGCTTTCATTCGCAATCGAAAGGCTTGTGAACGACGACGCGCGCCGTGAACGCCTTGGTACTGGGGCAGCGAGAGCGAGTGAAGGATTTTTCAGTGACTGCGGTCGGCGCACGCTATGCAGCGTTGCTGCGCGAGATCCTCGATGA